From the Pseudomonas monsensis genome, the window CACTACTGCCCGGTCGACCAGAACGTGAAGAATGCCGATACGACCAACCGATCGAGGATGTTCCCATGCTTGTACAAGCCTACGGCGCCCATGCGGGCGACAAACCTCTTGAGCCGATGCAGATCAACCGCCGCGCGCCTGCAGCCCATGATGTGCAGATCGACATCGCGTTCTGCGGCATCTGCCACTCGGACCTGCATCAGGTGCGCGCCGAGTGGGCCGGCACGCAGTTTCCCTGTGTACCGGGGCATGAAATCGTCGGGCGAGTTGCCGCTGTCGGTGCGCATGTCGCGGATTTCAAGGTCGGCGATCTGGTCGGCGTCGGCTGCATCGTCGACAGCTGCAAGCACTGCGATGACTGCGAAAGCGGTCTGGAAAACTACTGCGACAGCATGATCGGCACCTACAACTTCCCGACGCCGGACGCGCCGGGCTGGACGCTCGGCGGCTACTCACAGAACATCGTCGTGCACGAGCGCTACGTGTTGCGCATTCGACATCCGCAAGCGCAACTGGCGGCCGTCGCACCGCTGCTGTGTGCGGGCATCACCACTTACTCGCCGCTGCGTCACTGGAATGTCGGACCAGGCAAGAAAGTGGGGGTGGTCGGCATTGGCGGCCTCGGCCACATGGGCATCAAACTGGCTCATGCAATGGGCGCGCACGTGGTTGCCTTCACCACCTCCGAATCCAAGCGCGAAGCGGCCAGGCAGCTGGGTGCCGATGAGGTGGTGGTGTCGCGTAATGCCGAGGAAATGGCTGCCCACACCAAGAGCTTCGACTTCATCCTCAATACCGTCGCCGCGCCGCACGATCTCGACGCCTTCCTCGTCCTGCTCAAGCGCGATGGTGCGTTGACGCTGGTCGGCGCGCCTGCCTCGCCACACCCGTCGCCGAACGT encodes:
- a CDS encoding NAD(P)-dependent alcohol dehydrogenase: MLVQAYGAHAGDKPLEPMQINRRAPAAHDVQIDIAFCGICHSDLHQVRAEWAGTQFPCVPGHEIVGRVAAVGAHVADFKVGDLVGVGCIVDSCKHCDDCESGLENYCDSMIGTYNFPTPDAPGWTLGGYSQNIVVHERYVLRIRHPQAQLAAVAPLLCAGITTYSPLRHWNVGPGKKVGVVGIGGLGHMGIKLAHAMGAHVVAFTTSESKREAARQLGADEVVVSRNAEEMAAHTKSFDFILNTVAAPHDLDAFLVLLKRDGALTLVGAPASPHPSPNVFNLIMKRRTIAGSMIGGIPETQEMLDFCAEHGIVSDIELIRADQINDAYERMLQGDVKYRFVIDNATLAG